A stretch of DNA from Vicingus serpentipes:
ATACTCGGTTTTATTCATTATTAGATCCTAATATTTCTAAACTACTTCACTGTGTAGAAAATTGCACTATCTAATTTAGAATAATTGCACTATCTAATTTAGAATTAATCTATATTCTATTATTCGTATATTTGAATATAAAATATACATAATGAAAAAAATTCTAGCTAGTTTAGCGATTGTAAGTGGCCTATTTTTAGCCTATTTATCTTCTTCTTTTATTGAAAAAGGAAAAACAGAAGCTTACAAATTTCATTCGCAACGCGATATAAATCACTTTGAAAGTATTGCTAAAGTTCTACCAACTGGCATGAATTCAATCTTTGCTGCCTCTGGAGAATGTGAATTATGTCATGGTACAGCTGGAGCTGGTCCAAATACTACTGCACTTCAAGATGCTATGGGTAACGATGTGTCTCCAGTTGCCGATTGGAAAGCAACAATGATGGCAAATTCGGCTAAAGATCCTTTTTGGAGAGCAAAAGTAAGCCATGAGGTTTTAGTTAATCCTTCTTTACAAGTTGCTATTGAAAATACTTGCACCAAATGTCATGCACCTAATGGATTTTTTAATGCTATTCATAATGGAGAACCTCACTATTCTATAGCAGATTTAGAACAAGATACAATCGGTTTAGACGGAGTTAGTTGTACTAGTTGTCACTCAATGCTTTCTGACGGATTAGGAAGTGTTTTTTCTGCAAATATGAATTATGATACTAACAAAACAATTTATGGACCTTACGATGCTCCTTTTGTAAATCCTATGCAAAATACTATCGGATTTACTCCTGAAAAAGGAGACCACATAAACAATGCTGGATTGTGCGGAGCATGTCATACCTTAATTACAAACCCGGTAGATTTATCAGGTATATCTACTGGAACTTATTTTGTAGAGCAAGCTATTTATCATGAATGGTTAAACTCTGATTTCTCAACAACCAACCCTACAACTTGTCAAGAATGCCATTTACCAAGAACTACTGATAATGTTGTTATTTCTGATCGACCAGGATGGTTAGACCCAAGAACACCCTTTGGGAAACACACTTTGGTTGGCGGAAACGCATTTATGCTTGAGTTGTTAAAAAACAATATCGATTCATTAGGGTTAAGTGCAAATGTTATAGAATTTGATACCGTTATTGCAAGAACAGTAAATCAACTACAAAATAAAACGTTGGATGTGAATTTATTAGAAATTCAAAGAACAATTGATACTGCATTTTATTCTCTTGAATTAATAAACAAAACAGGACATAAATTTCCTGCTGGTTATCCAAGTAGAAGAGCTTATATTGAATTTGTTGTTTCTAACCTAGATGGAGATACTATTTTTCACTCAGGTAAAGCTGACGATGAGTTTCGTTTAATTGAAGAAGAAGCTACTTATGAAACTCATTATAATGTAATTAATAATGAAAGTCAAGTACAGATTTATGAAATGGTTATGGGAGATGTAAACAGTAGCGTAACTACTGTTTTGGAAAGAGCTTTTTCACACTTAAAAGATAACAGAATTCCTCCAAGTGGTTTTACCTCAACACACAACTCTTATGATACCGTAAAAGTTTATGGAAATGCAGACCTTGATATTAATTTTAATAAAAATGGCGGCAGTGAAGGAACGGGAAGCGATATCATATATTTTAACATCCCATTAAATGGTTATGCCGGCACTTTAAATGTAACTGCTACAGTTCATTACCAACCAGTTCCTCCAAAATGGACAGACGAAATGTTTGCACTTTCTTC
This window harbors:
- a CDS encoding T9SS type A sorting domain-containing protein; this encodes MKKILASLAIVSGLFLAYLSSSFIEKGKTEAYKFHSQRDINHFESIAKVLPTGMNSIFAASGECELCHGTAGAGPNTTALQDAMGNDVSPVADWKATMMANSAKDPFWRAKVSHEVLVNPSLQVAIENTCTKCHAPNGFFNAIHNGEPHYSIADLEQDTIGLDGVSCTSCHSMLSDGLGSVFSANMNYDTNKTIYGPYDAPFVNPMQNTIGFTPEKGDHINNAGLCGACHTLITNPVDLSGISTGTYFVEQAIYHEWLNSDFSTTNPTTCQECHLPRTTDNVVISDRPGWLDPRTPFGKHTLVGGNAFMLELLKNNIDSLGLSANVIEFDTVIARTVNQLQNKTLDVNLLEIQRTIDTAFYSLELINKTGHKFPAGYPSRRAYIEFVVSNLDGDTIFHSGKADDEFRLIEEEATYETHYNVINNESQVQIYEMVMGDVNSSVTTVLERAFSHLKDNRIPPSGFTSTHNSYDTVKVYGNADLDINFNKNGGSEGTGSDIIYFNIPLNGYAGTLNVTATVHYQPVPPKWTDEMFALSSNEIDLFKGMYNNADHTPVKVAVAILNQTSIDEIENLNIKVFPNPVQNHINLEGLENITDIVLFDNQGKKIKTFTWNQKSTQKLNVSIENGIYYLKIKTKKGQYLSKKIISL